ACGATAATCGTGCGGCACACTTTGCGGAAGATGCAAAGTCACTGTGAGTTTGGCAATACGACGGGGACTTGCGTGCATTTCTTTTTCAACACTCACGCGAGAACCTTTGAGCTCAACGCCATCTTTATCTGCGGCGATCGACATGACTGTAAGCATGCAGCTTCCAGTCGCAGCCCCAACCAGATCTGTGGGAGAAAAGAGTTCGCCTTTTCCATTGTTGTCTTTGGGAGCATCAGTACCGATATGGGCACCTGAAGGCTCATGCGTGATTTCGCAATGTTTTTGGCCTTGATAAACGGCGGACATTTTAACCATGAAAAACTCCTAATTCGAGGACGATGACATCTCTTCGATGATTTTGCGCAAGCGCATCTCAGAAGATTTAGACATGTCCGTGTAGATCTTGCGAAGGTGACTGGAGCGGACCGGATCGTTTTTAGAAGCTTTCATTTCACGGCCGAATTTCAAAGCGGCACAAACACTTTCGATAACCAATTTTCGTTTTGAATCTTTGGTGATAAAATCAAAAGCGCCCAATGAAAGAGCTTCGAGAGCGCGGGAGTGATCACCATGAGCTGTCAAAACCACGAACGGTGTCATCTGTCCCAAAGAACGAACATAAGCTAAAAATTTAAGTCCGTTCATTTGCGGCATTTCGATATCGGAAAGAATGGTATCGAACTCTTGAGATTTCACGTATTGCAAAGCTGCAGCTCCGTTTTCAGCTTCAACAATCTCGTCGACGAATTCTTTTAAGAAGTGCTTAAGGAGCTCACGAATATCGGCGTCGTCTTCAACAATCAGTAGACGGCTTTTTTCTTCTGTGCCCATGAAGTCCTCCTATAATGAGTAGCGATTGATCACTCCTAACAACGTATCCTTTTTGAAAGGTTTGGCGATATGATCGTCACAACCCGCACGCAAGGATTTTTGTCGGTCCTCAGAAAGGGCGTGAGCAGTTAGCGCGATGATCGGAGTGTGTTGTTTGTGGTTTTCATCTTCCCACTTACGAATCTTATCCGTCGCCGCATACCCATCCATTTCTGGCATTTGCACGTCCATAAAGACGATATCAAACTGCCCTGACTTTATCTTATCTATAGCTTCAAGTCCATTCTCAGCTTCAATAATTTCGTAAGGACCGTTTTTGAGGTAGTGCGTGAAGAGAGTGCGATTGTCTTCCGTGTCATCGGCGATCAAGATGCGAATTTTTTTATCGGGGTCGCGTTGTTTGTAGGGAAGGAAGTCCATCTCTCCCCCATGCAGGTGAAGAGGTTTGTGAGTGACAGGGTTGTAGACCTGTTCACGATAAGGAATAGTGAAAAAGAACGTGGTTCCCATGTTTTCGCGGCTCTTAAACCAGATTTGCCCCCCCATAAGCTCAACAAGACTCTTGGAAATGGCAAGGCCCAGTCCAGTTCCGCCATAACGTCGAGTGATGGAGCTGTCAGCCTGCGAGAATTTTTGGAAAATCAAATGCTGCTTGTTTGAAGGAATTCCGACGCCGGAATCGCTCACACTCACCATGAGTGTGTCCTTTTTTGACGGATTTTTACTCACGGAAACTCGGATGTAGCCCGTTTCGGTGAATTTTAAAGAGTTGCTGACAAGATTGATCAGAACTTGTCTTAACTTATTTGGATCCCCCATAAGGTATGGAGAAATTCCCGCAGTCATTTCAAAGGAATAGTTAATTCCTTTTTCCAAAGCGCGAGGCTTCATCATTTCTTCGACATCAATCATCAGTTTCTTCAAATCAAAAGGAATATTTTCGATAGAGACTTCACCGGCCTCAATTTTCGACAGATCCAAAATATCATTGATCAGGGCCATTAAAACTTCACCAGCTTTGCAAAAGATAGTGACGTAATATTGTTGGTCCTGATTTAGTTTTGTTTCTTTTAAAAGCTCCGCCATCCCCATGATGGCATTCATGGGTGTACGGATTTCGTGGCTCATACGCGCAAGAAATTCGGATTTGGCCTGTGAGGATTTCAAGGCATCATTTTTAGCAGCAATCAAAGATTGCTCTACGCGGCGAAGTTCTGTGATGTCTTGAGTTGTACCATACATAA
This region of Bdellovibrio sp. BCCA genomic DNA includes:
- a CDS encoding OsmC family protein, translated to MVKMSAVYQGQKHCEITHEPSGAHIGTDAPKDNNGKGELFSPTDLVGAATGSCMLTVMSIAADKDGVELKGSRVSVEKEMHASPRRIAKLTVTLHLPQSVPHDYRKKLETIALNCPVKLSLHPELQLPVVFHYDI
- a CDS encoding response regulator, producing MGTEEKSRLLIVEDDADIRELLKHFLKEFVDEIVEAENGAAALQYVKSQEFDTILSDIEMPQMNGLKFLAYVRSLGQMTPFVVLTAHGDHSRALEALSLGAFDFITKDSKRKLVIESVCAALKFGREMKASKNDPVRSSHLRKIYTDMSKSSEMRLRKIIEEMSSSSN